The following are encoded together in the Desulfococcus multivorans genome:
- a CDS encoding oligosaccharide flippase family protein has protein sequence MTTTSRAKKIFALSLGQGLTGVVNLVSGMVMARVLSQAELATYRQTMLAYQIAIPLLSLGLTHGIYYFLPTEKTRVRGIVMDALFMMVAMGLLYAVFIALGGNHLLAKRFSNPTIVNTLAYLVPLPLVMLPAGLLSSVLVVQDQVNKLAIYNVSTNMVLVLGVIAACLYWQTPEAMVIAKVGTGVVMGLLGIRLMLKALPKDDWRPHWRNMKKMLSYSIPLVTASVLGTISFQLDKIIVSSMCTPEEFAIYSNGAIEIPSIGILTGLIMAVILPDLRRLASVNDGRGALVLFRQFAGRSAMVMMPVMMFLLASAKPFILTLFSFKYINSVLPFQIYLLTIPMRIVTFDTFLMAFGKTRTILNRSAVGLVANAVMSILFVHSMGYLGAIIGTILSLCFVETLWNFISISRIANCSWWNVLPLKIIAQLTGLAVLACLPVGMMVASGLEMAPFTLLLINGILFVLTFISLVWIFRFEIMKHEIVWLWAKGSNWIKLILRRNLTI, from the coding sequence ATGACAACAACCTCTCGAGCCAAAAAGATTTTTGCGCTTTCGCTCGGTCAGGGCTTGACCGGCGTTGTCAACTTAGTTTCGGGGATGGTGATGGCACGGGTCTTGAGTCAGGCGGAGTTGGCAACCTATAGACAAACGATGTTGGCCTATCAGATTGCCATTCCCCTGCTTTCTTTAGGGCTGACACACGGAATCTATTACTTTCTGCCCACCGAAAAAACCCGGGTGCGGGGAATCGTGATGGACGCTCTTTTCATGATGGTGGCCATGGGGCTCCTCTATGCCGTATTCATCGCGCTGGGCGGGAATCATCTTCTGGCCAAACGATTTTCAAACCCCACTATCGTTAACACGTTGGCTTATTTGGTGCCGTTGCCTCTGGTTATGCTGCCTGCAGGTCTGCTGTCTTCGGTTCTGGTCGTTCAAGATCAGGTGAATAAACTGGCCATCTACAATGTCTCCACCAATATGGTGCTGGTTTTGGGGGTCATTGCAGCTTGCCTTTACTGGCAAACACCCGAAGCCATGGTCATTGCCAAGGTCGGAACCGGTGTTGTAATGGGGCTGCTGGGCATCCGCCTCATGCTCAAGGCTCTGCCGAAAGACGACTGGCGGCCGCACTGGCGTAACATGAAAAAAATGCTTTCCTACAGCATTCCGCTGGTAACCGCGTCCGTGCTTGGCACCATATCTTTCCAACTTGACAAAATCATCGTATCCTCCATGTGCACACCGGAGGAATTCGCGATCTATTCCAATGGAGCGATTGAAATTCCTTCGATCGGAATTCTTACAGGATTGATTATGGCCGTCATCCTGCCCGATCTCAGACGCCTGGCTTCAGTAAATGATGGTCGGGGAGCTTTAGTATTGTTTCGACAATTCGCAGGCAGATCAGCAATGGTCATGATGCCGGTAATGATGTTTTTGCTCGCGAGTGCAAAACCATTTATTTTAACTCTTTTTTCCTTCAAATACATCAACAGCGTTCTACCATTTCAAATATATTTGTTAACTATTCCAATGCGTATTGTAACATTTGATACTTTTCTAATGGCTTTTGGAAAAACCAGAACAATTTTAAACCGTTCTGCAGTTGGTTTAGTGGCTAACGCAGTCATGAGTATCCTCTTTGTGCATAGCATGGGCTATCTGGGTGCAATCATAGGAACAATTCTGAGCCTATGTTTTGTAGAGACCTTGTGGAATTTTATTTCAATAAGCCGTATCGCCAATTGTTCATGGTGGAATGTGTTACCTTTAAAAATAATTGCTCAACTGACGGGGTTGGCAGTATTGGCATGTTTGCCTGTTGGCATGATGGTAGCATCAGGGCTTGAAATGGCGCCATTTACCTTACTTCTCATCAACGGGATACTTTTTGTCCTAACATTTATATCTTTGGTTTGGATTTTTCGTTTCGAGATTATGAAACATGAAATAGTTTGGTTATGGGCCAAAGGGTCAAATTGGATAAAATTAATCCTGCGACGCAATTTGACGATATAA
- a CDS encoding glycosyltransferase family 2 protein, with amino-acid sequence MNQNISVIIPARNEGETIGGIVGRIRSLHPEFEIIVIDDGSTDDTAQKAHEAGAQVYRHPYNIGNGAAIKSGIRMGVGDVFVFMDGDGQHNPEDIARLLEYFPDYDMVVGARGSGGQASFERAVGNKAYNWLASYVTKFRVKDLTSGFRAVKAEIARSYLYLLPNTYSYPTTMTLGVLRDGNSVRYVPIDIGKRTAGKSRISVFRDGVRFFMIITKICTLYSPMRVFLPVSFAMFMAGLAHYGYAFVTSGRFTNMTALLFMNALVIFMMGLVSEQICQMRFERRSSERPVKKFSPKPQDRQKHINIIIDNPRAPDYE; translated from the coding sequence ATGAATCAAAACATCTCCGTGATCATTCCGGCGCGAAACGAAGGGGAGACGATAGGGGGCATTGTCGGTCGGATTCGATCGTTGCATCCGGAATTCGAGATCATCGTCATCGACGACGGGTCGACGGACGACACCGCCCAAAAGGCCCATGAGGCCGGGGCCCAGGTCTATCGCCACCCCTACAATATCGGCAACGGCGCCGCGATCAAGAGCGGCATCCGGATGGGGGTGGGGGATGTGTTCGTGTTCATGGACGGTGACGGTCAGCACAATCCCGAGGATATCGCAAGGCTTCTCGAGTACTTTCCCGACTACGACATGGTGGTGGGTGCGCGGGGTTCGGGCGGGCAGGCCTCCTTTGAGCGGGCCGTGGGCAACAAGGCCTACAACTGGCTCGCCTCCTACGTGACCAAATTCCGGGTGAAGGACCTGACCTCGGGATTCCGCGCCGTGAAAGCCGAGATCGCCAGGAGCTACCTCTATCTCCTTCCCAACACCTATTCATATCCCACCACCATGACCCTGGGCGTGCTCCGGGACGGCAACAGCGTCCGGTACGTGCCCATCGACATCGGAAAGCGAACCGCCGGAAAGAGCCGGATCAGCGTGTTTCGGGACGGCGTCCGGTTTTTCATGATCATCACCAAGATCTGCACCCTCTACTCCCCCATGCGGGTCTTCCTCCCCGTCAGCTTCGCGATGTTCATGGCGGGCCTCGCCCATTACGGCTATGCCTTCGTTACCTCGGGGCGGTTCACCAACATGACCGCGCTCCTCTTCATGAACGCCCTGGTCATCTTCATGATGGGGCTGGTATCGGAGCAGATCTGCCAGATGCGCTTCGAACGCCGCAGCAGCGAACGCCCCGTTAAGAAGTTCTCCCCCAAACCGCAGGATAGGCAAAAACATATAAATATAATTATTGACAACCCCCGCGCGCCCGACTATGAGTAG
- a CDS encoding amylo-alpha-1,6-glucosidase codes for MKTSPQLIQTPAPGLRMVRFRGDTVTIALEAPPAWRGGAWLRTNIGRVAVARREIIREVVRDESPLNRDWFDIPMRKTTASRFEVRIPLAEVGHFQAKAYYLPEGEPDPVWPEGDNTVFNVAPADCCCGNIIYNAFVRQFGPNKVKRLEMDPETADCVQRLDGDGYTVIPKSGTFRDLIRELDFIMGELGCRYIQLLPIHPTPTTYARMGRFGSPYAALSFTEVDPALAEFDPRATPLEQFAELVDAVHARGGRLLMDIAINHTGWAAALHETHPQWLCRDEHGRIEMPGAWGVTWADLTKLDYSHRDLWVYMADVFLTWCRRGVDGFRCDAGYMIPVSAWRFMTARVREEYPDTIFFLEGLGGKITVTRDLLNRANLDWAYSELFQNYDRGQIEWYLSQAWEIQQQDGLLIHFAETHDNNRLAARSTTWAMMRTALCALFSQNGGFAFANGVEWFAREKIMVHEAPSLNWGAAENQVRHIRRLTALLKNHPAFHDQVAVRMIQKGAANALALLRHHPPTDRRLIVLVNLDDGQSADLAWERQTEMGDDLRDLLSGRRIDVRTEGATQALTLAPGQVLCLSDGASGMWMEDIPLIPDRVWEQRLRAKALDVHRFYHGIGDMGDMDLAAAAKQLEADPVEFCRSMNPDGEEARVIPWHWPEDLRRTVMLPPGHFLLVTADVPFRGALIDRERTGEERVLSQEEGMPCGSFFAEGRKTWFALFSHPGLPERHRPVVLRMAIYEPSGAVHRDAPLLVLARPGSAGVQRVFRRRELLARPLLFLGTNGRGAMLRAHAAWGKLASRYDALLAGNLNPLYPEDRWVMFTRCRAWVLYQGFSYEIGLDCLDAVVAAPGEAACWRYHIPTGQGEDIALSIALRMIPGENAVHLSLFRHPSAGIRGRLPDDRLVDIVLRPDIEDRNFHETTKAFTGPEQRWPEAVTAGERGFTFAPAPDRRLMVEISKGVFAAAPEWQYMVHRPLEAERGLDPDSDLFSPGYFRASLAAGETLDLLAQILGGARLSMPSDPMPFEKTSQLPSRFQDLTAGLRAAVESHVVRRGDFSTVIAGYPWFLDWGRDTLIAARGLIAAGKLRETREILLQFAKFEKDGTLPNMIRGDDARNRDTSDAPLWFFTACAELAAAEGDDAFLDTALEGRTVRGILTDMAGSIIQGTPNGIRMDPLSGLVFSPSHFTWMDTNHPAGTPREGYPVEIQALWHHALSFLARIGGDGSAGWWRELAEKVRNAVVQRFFLEEEGYLADCLHTLPGRSALQAEPDDALRPNQIFALTLGAVTDPVICRRVLDACLGLLVPGAIRSLADKPTRHPLQIIHHGRRLGDPHKPYRGIYAGDEDTARKPAYHNGTAWTWVFPSFCEAWAAHYGEAGKATARAWLASSTTIINSHCAGHMPEILDGDTPHRQKGCDAQAWGDTELLRVWLKLK; via the coding sequence CTTTGTCCGCCAGTTCGGTCCCAACAAGGTCAAGCGTCTTGAAATGGACCCTGAAACAGCCGACTGCGTCCAACGGTTGGACGGGGACGGCTACACCGTGATCCCCAAATCCGGCACCTTCAGGGACCTGATCCGGGAGCTCGATTTCATCATGGGCGAGCTGGGCTGCCGCTACATCCAACTGCTTCCCATTCACCCCACCCCCACAACCTATGCCCGCATGGGCCGGTTCGGGAGTCCCTATGCGGCCCTCAGCTTCACGGAGGTCGATCCGGCCCTGGCGGAGTTCGACCCCCGGGCCACGCCACTGGAGCAGTTCGCCGAACTGGTGGATGCCGTCCACGCCCGGGGCGGCCGGCTCCTCATGGACATCGCCATCAATCACACCGGGTGGGCCGCCGCCCTGCATGAAACCCATCCCCAGTGGCTTTGCCGCGACGAGCACGGCCGGATCGAGATGCCCGGGGCCTGGGGGGTGACCTGGGCGGATCTCACGAAGCTGGACTACAGCCACCGGGATCTCTGGGTCTACATGGCCGACGTGTTTCTCACCTGGTGCCGCCGGGGTGTTGACGGGTTCCGCTGCGACGCGGGCTACATGATCCCCGTATCGGCATGGCGATTCATGACGGCGCGTGTCCGGGAGGAATACCCGGATACCATCTTTTTCCTGGAGGGACTCGGCGGCAAGATCACGGTGACGCGGGACCTTTTGAATCGCGCCAACCTCGATTGGGCCTATTCCGAGCTGTTTCAAAACTACGACCGGGGGCAGATCGAATGGTATCTCAGTCAGGCCTGGGAGATTCAGCAACAGGACGGTCTGCTGATCCATTTCGCTGAAACCCACGACAACAACCGGCTGGCGGCCCGCTCCACCACCTGGGCCATGATGCGGACGGCACTTTGCGCCCTCTTTTCCCAGAACGGAGGCTTCGCCTTTGCCAACGGGGTGGAGTGGTTCGCCCGCGAGAAAATCATGGTCCACGAAGCCCCGTCTCTCAACTGGGGCGCCGCGGAAAACCAGGTTCGGCACATCCGGCGGCTCACCGCGCTTTTGAAGAACCATCCGGCGTTCCACGACCAGGTGGCGGTTCGGATGATCCAGAAAGGGGCGGCCAACGCCCTGGCGCTGCTGCGGCATCATCCGCCCACGGACCGGCGCCTGATCGTGTTGGTCAACCTGGATGACGGACAATCCGCCGATCTGGCCTGGGAACGGCAAACCGAGATGGGGGACGATCTCCGGGATCTCTTGTCCGGCCGACGGATCGACGTGAGGACCGAAGGTGCCACCCAGGCGCTGACCCTGGCGCCGGGGCAGGTCCTGTGCCTGAGCGACGGCGCTTCGGGTATGTGGATGGAGGACATCCCCCTCATCCCGGACCGGGTCTGGGAGCAGCGACTTCGTGCCAAGGCCCTGGACGTCCACCGGTTTTACCACGGCATCGGAGACATGGGCGATATGGACCTTGCCGCGGCCGCAAAACAGCTCGAGGCCGATCCGGTCGAATTCTGCCGTTCCATGAATCCCGACGGCGAAGAGGCCCGGGTGATCCCGTGGCACTGGCCCGAGGATCTCCGCCGGACCGTCATGCTGCCGCCGGGTCATTTTCTCCTGGTGACGGCGGATGTCCCCTTCCGGGGCGCCCTGATCGATCGGGAACGGACCGGAGAGGAGCGGGTCCTCTCCCAGGAGGAGGGGATGCCCTGCGGATCGTTTTTCGCTGAAGGCCGCAAAACCTGGTTTGCCCTGTTTTCTCACCCGGGACTCCCGGAACGTCATCGGCCGGTGGTGTTGCGGATGGCCATATACGAGCCCTCCGGAGCCGTCCACCGGGACGCGCCGCTGCTGGTTCTCGCCAGGCCCGGGTCTGCCGGGGTTCAGCGGGTGTTCCGGCGCAGGGAACTCCTGGCCCGGCCCTTGCTGTTTCTGGGGACCAACGGCCGCGGCGCCATGCTTCGGGCCCACGCCGCCTGGGGGAAGCTTGCGAGCCGATACGACGCCCTCCTAGCCGGGAACCTCAATCCGCTCTATCCCGAGGACCGATGGGTCATGTTCACCCGGTGCCGGGCCTGGGTCCTCTACCAGGGGTTTTCCTACGAGATCGGGCTCGACTGCCTCGACGCGGTTGTGGCGGCGCCGGGCGAAGCCGCCTGCTGGCGCTACCACATTCCCACCGGCCAGGGGGAGGATATCGCCCTTTCCATTGCGCTCCGGATGATCCCGGGGGAGAATGCCGTTCACCTCTCTCTTTTCCGGCATCCGAGCGCAGGGATCCGGGGGCGGCTTCCGGACGATCGTTTGGTGGACATCGTGCTCAGGCCCGACATCGAGGACCGTAATTTTCACGAGACCACCAAGGCCTTCACCGGGCCGGAACAGCGGTGGCCTGAAGCCGTAACGGCGGGAGAGCGGGGGTTTACCTTCGCCCCGGCCCCGGACAGGCGGCTGATGGTCGAGATCTCCAAAGGGGTTTTCGCGGCGGCGCCGGAGTGGCAGTATATGGTTCACCGGCCGCTGGAGGCGGAGCGCGGCCTGGACCCCGACTCGGATCTCTTCAGCCCCGGCTATTTCAGGGCGTCGCTTGCGGCCGGCGAGACCCTCGATCTGCTGGCCCAGATCCTCGGAGGCGCACGCCTCTCCATGCCGTCCGACCCCATGCCGTTCGAGAAGACCTCGCAGCTTCCGTCCCGGTTTCAGGATCTCACGGCCGGGCTTCGAGCGGCAGTGGAGAGCCATGTCGTCCGGCGGGGGGATTTTTCCACCGTCATCGCGGGATACCCCTGGTTCCTGGACTGGGGCAGGGACACCCTTATCGCGGCCCGCGGCCTGATCGCCGCCGGCAAGCTCCGGGAGACGCGGGAGATCCTGCTCCAGTTCGCGAAGTTCGAGAAGGACGGCACCCTTCCCAACATGATCCGGGGGGACGATGCCCGGAACCGGGACACCTCCGACGCGCCCCTCTGGTTTTTCACGGCGTGTGCCGAGCTGGCGGCTGCCGAGGGAGACGATGCCTTCCTGGATACGGCGCTGGAGGGGCGGACGGTTCGCGGCATCCTCACCGATATGGCGGGTTCCATCATTCAAGGGACCCCCAACGGCATCCGGATGGACCCGTTATCCGGTCTCGTCTTCAGCCCATCCCATTTCACATGGATGGACACCAACCACCCCGCCGGCACCCCACGGGAGGGGTATCCTGTCGAGATCCAGGCCCTGTGGCACCATGCCCTCTCTTTCCTGGCGCGGATCGGCGGGGATGGATCGGCGGGGTGGTGGCGGGAGCTGGCCGAAAAGGTCCGGAACGCCGTTGTTCAACGGTTCTTTCTTGAAGAGGAGGGGTACCTGGCCGACTGCCTGCACACCCTTCCGGGTCGATCGGCGCTCCAGGCCGAACCTGACGACGCCCTCAGGCCCAACCAGATTTTTGCCCTCACCCTGGGGGCGGTGACCGATCCGGTGATATGCCGCCGGGTTCTGGACGCCTGCCTCGGGCTTCTGGTGCCCGGCGCCATCCGAAGCCTGGCGGACAAACCCACAAGGCATCCCCTCCAGATCATCCACCATGGCCGGCGACTCGGCGACCCCCACAAGCCTTATCGGGGCATCTATGCCGGGGACGAGGACACGGCCCGCAAACCCGCCTACCACAACGGCACGGCCTGGACCTGGGTCTTTCCGTCCTTCTGCGAGGCCTGGGCGGCCCACTACGGCGAGGCCGGAAAGGCGACGGCCCGGGCATGGCTGGCATCCAGCACCACCATCATCAACAGCCACTGCGCCGGCCACATGCCGGAGATCCTCGACGGCGACACGCCCCACCGGCAAAAGGGCTGCGATGCACAAGCCTGGGGAGACACGGAACTGCTAAGGGTCTGGCTGAAGTTGAAATAG